One genomic segment of Vibrio penaeicida includes these proteins:
- a CDS encoding lipoxygenase family protein, with protein MSDIENNKAFLDSPEFHQLQQQIATYERLRQSGLPEQDAMQRSLQYDTQEKLDSIVLPNWEDWERICPKDADPNWRPQAVTGSRINELPEFPFPVIPQHATEEQKAARKKQIEQAKKNNWHDYKRLLNVPVHGNVDSIEVRNNTPWTVRGTEEERNARAQEWDFGVSDACLARADDWALFDASVRHISKNLVRIALIGGPAVISGLILLLGKLVELVITGQAKFETVDPIVLTVPPVAVWSADDLLFYPYDIDSDTGARKYDPQYPRPPWHEDFFNDDVIAHLQIAPETPVFDYFQPLKEPMSNFPFTDAMFNKIEGFKDDNLADAMSEGRVFVTDFGDFHDEVMAQFQPDRTADDIPQTGGRLYPAIAMFAVPKGSDKLKTIAIQPTQRPPLNDWEWWWWYNFGFGNVPHPPSKIITPADDKWTWRMAKNTFTTMYSMSNVIDHLSTHVFLWPVSTSFYRTIPESHPLSALVLPHLTSLSFNNYLGVFFDPSTKTSNPDGTAVYGDGYGGTLTGVVKTISGISNKSFVHGTIRRSKHYHFTQHGQPFDRRENGEFDVIGDYPQHDDDIGQWQAIRDWVEGYIHLYYNSDSDVANDTEVQDFFEDAYGAGVNGFPASASTRQELIDTISHLIYWMSINHGLGNLSGFQPIGALGYYSHLALDPAGRRTKTDWLHACPRLNVGMGLFEFARNFLDVPVPWHRSFGKYPQGNFMHDPRVYTHLHQFQSECKNIDDTLRAKNRNRRWAYELKLPSTLTVSPWN; from the coding sequence ACACCCAAGAAAAGTTAGATTCCATCGTGCTGCCAAACTGGGAAGATTGGGAGCGAATTTGCCCCAAAGATGCCGATCCAAACTGGCGACCTCAAGCAGTCACTGGCTCCCGCATCAACGAATTACCTGAATTTCCATTTCCCGTTATTCCACAGCATGCGACTGAAGAACAAAAAGCCGCGCGTAAAAAGCAAATTGAGCAAGCTAAGAAGAACAACTGGCATGATTACAAACGTCTTCTTAATGTCCCTGTTCACGGAAACGTCGATTCAATAGAAGTGCGAAACAATACGCCATGGACAGTGAGGGGAACAGAAGAAGAGCGAAATGCCCGCGCACAGGAATGGGACTTTGGGGTAAGCGATGCCTGCCTTGCACGTGCGGATGACTGGGCGCTGTTTGACGCGAGCGTACGCCACATCAGCAAAAACCTCGTACGAATTGCCTTAATAGGCGGTCCAGCGGTCATTAGCGGTCTCATACTTTTGCTTGGAAAACTGGTTGAGTTAGTCATTACAGGGCAGGCAAAATTCGAAACCGTCGACCCAATTGTTCTAACGGTGCCCCCTGTAGCCGTCTGGTCTGCGGATGATTTACTGTTCTACCCTTACGATATTGATAGCGACACCGGTGCTCGTAAATACGACCCTCAATATCCTCGCCCTCCGTGGCACGAAGATTTCTTTAACGATGATGTCATCGCACACCTTCAGATTGCACCTGAAACCCCAGTTTTTGATTACTTTCAGCCCCTCAAAGAGCCAATGAGTAACTTTCCGTTTACGGATGCAATGTTCAACAAAATCGAAGGGTTTAAAGACGACAACCTTGCCGATGCCATGAGTGAAGGGCGAGTGTTTGTGACCGACTTTGGGGATTTTCATGACGAAGTCATGGCGCAATTCCAACCCGATAGAACAGCAGACGACATCCCACAAACGGGGGGAAGACTGTATCCCGCCATCGCAATGTTTGCGGTTCCGAAAGGAAGCGATAAACTGAAAACCATCGCAATACAACCCACTCAGCGCCCACCTTTGAACGACTGGGAATGGTGGTGGTGGTACAACTTTGGATTTGGTAACGTTCCTCATCCACCATCAAAAATCATTACACCAGCTGATGATAAGTGGACTTGGAGAATGGCGAAGAATACCTTTACCACCATGTATTCCATGTCCAATGTGATTGATCACTTATCTACTCACGTATTTCTCTGGCCGGTATCCACCAGTTTTTATCGAACCATACCGGAAAGCCACCCACTTTCAGCCTTGGTACTGCCACATTTAACATCGCTTTCTTTTAACAATTACCTTGGCGTATTTTTTGACCCTTCCACCAAAACGTCCAACCCTGATGGAACAGCGGTATATGGTGATGGCTACGGCGGAACATTAACGGGTGTGGTGAAAACCATTTCAGGCATCAGCAACAAATCGTTTGTTCACGGCACCATAAGACGCTCTAAACACTATCACTTTACCCAACATGGACAGCCATTTGATCGCAGAGAAAATGGAGAGTTTGATGTTATTGGGGATTACCCACAACACGATGATGACATTGGGCAGTGGCAAGCCATACGTGATTGGGTAGAAGGGTATATCCATCTCTACTACAACAGCGATAGCGATGTTGCTAACGATACTGAAGTACAGGACTTTTTCGAAGATGCGTATGGTGCAGGCGTGAATGGATTCCCAGCTTCCGCCTCTACTCGACAAGAGCTGATCGATACCATTAGCCACCTTATTTACTGGATGTCAATTAACCATGGGTTAGGGAATTTATCTGGATTCCAGCCAATAGGCGCACTTGGGTACTATTCACATCTCGCGTTGGACCCTGCAGGTCGAAGAACAAAAACCGACTGGTTACACGCTTGCCCTAGATTAAACGTCGGGATGGGACTCTTTGAATTTGCTAGAAACTTTCTCGATGTACCGGTTCCTTGGCACCGAAGTTTTGGTAAATACCCGCAAGGTAACTTTATGCATGATCCTCGTGTTTACACACATTTACACCAGTTCCAAAGTGAATGTAAAAACATCGATGACACGCTAAGAGCGAAAAACCGAAACAGACGTTGGGCATATGAGTTAAAACTCCCCTCCACGTTAACAGTAAGCCCATGGAATTAA
- a CDS encoding ATP-binding protein gives MKLVRSRYGISVRMFLSLGVLVLLAVLVSAMAINAYNGFQKRFNDVAVDGVKAIIAASDLRQFNASLMSFAPSMMTARSLQANESVMFQVRDQDSLLGNAIEQLSTNAVNTEQAERLNGYRSDLSDSFHELNHLVSKRIRWDDSRRRTLAKINQLQSDFTKAHNTIEGGTKQTYHSNWYLMFANMSSLLNQLNGVEHPVLLRRYQNEFDTLEQQLASNISLFDKENRSKHQQALAKIVELAEGDNGLFALNKRKFQVQSELDGVFSQHRQSVSRFLSVTTVIIDQIEQKVMRQNQDIVEETKQRTIQLVLAAIICVVAGVGIFLYIDRSVISRIQTLKTSMEAHAKGTLVRIPLKGNDEITDMAGTLKFFVDTIQDREHQLKQARNAASQAQNQLLDAIESITEGFVLYDEKDKLILCNARYRELYGFPETWDMEGRDFSDLLLWLARHNKVIQPENYLEKRLALRDNQIQNLDLELSSETWVSIIERRTEQGGTVGVHTDITNRKAAENAMICAMEKAESADRAKSQFLASASHDLRQPLHAMGLLLEPLLEDARHAQYYERLEDLYFAHQSMNQLFTDILDFSRLEAGAITPRLEHFALDGMLARLAQEYRHGLNKPESMLHYVPTSSHAFADLAMVERIVRNLLSNAVRYSEQGKILLGVRNRTEQIQIQVWDNGSGIPLHEQQKIFKEFYQGKKTQTEGKSGLGLGLAITMQLVKLMEGDIKVYSSERGTGFSVALPRGKRDAPKIQPDQESYPTRKMDGLPVLLVENDPQVLDTTRQLLERWGCKVHEFKYYSDVERFEFSNTDPFILISDFHLDDGYSTLDVVAELKRKSSRPEFSSVVISGDSSPEVRVNAESIGAHFLTKPVSAGKLGALLRHIWRELNTES, from the coding sequence ATGAAGCTTGTTCGCTCTCGTTACGGAATTTCGGTACGCATGTTCCTTTCTCTTGGGGTTTTGGTATTACTGGCGGTGCTGGTGAGTGCCATGGCCATCAATGCTTACAATGGATTCCAAAAGCGTTTTAATGATGTTGCTGTTGATGGTGTCAAAGCGATCATAGCGGCATCTGACTTAAGGCAATTTAACGCGTCACTGATGTCTTTTGCTCCTTCCATGATGACCGCTCGTTCATTGCAGGCAAACGAGTCTGTAATGTTTCAAGTTCGGGATCAAGATTCACTGTTGGGGAATGCCATCGAGCAGCTCTCCACCAATGCTGTGAATACTGAACAAGCAGAGCGTTTGAACGGTTATCGTTCTGATTTATCGGACAGTTTTCATGAACTTAACCACTTGGTATCAAAGCGAATTAGGTGGGATGACAGCCGGCGACGTACGCTTGCCAAGATTAACCAATTGCAGTCTGATTTTACAAAAGCGCACAATACGATTGAAGGAGGAACCAAGCAAACCTATCACTCAAACTGGTATCTGATGTTCGCCAATATGTCCAGTTTACTCAATCAACTCAACGGAGTTGAACATCCTGTTTTGCTGCGCCGATATCAGAATGAATTTGATACGTTAGAGCAGCAGTTGGCGTCTAACATTTCGCTTTTTGACAAGGAAAATAGGTCAAAGCACCAACAAGCGTTAGCCAAAATTGTTGAACTTGCAGAGGGAGACAACGGTCTGTTTGCTCTGAATAAAAGAAAATTCCAAGTTCAGTCTGAGTTGGATGGTGTGTTTTCCCAACATAGGCAAAGCGTTAGCCGATTTTTGTCTGTTACTACGGTGATCATTGACCAAATCGAACAAAAGGTCATGCGTCAAAACCAAGATATTGTTGAAGAGACAAAACAGAGAACCATTCAGTTAGTCCTTGCCGCCATTATATGCGTTGTTGCCGGTGTCGGTATTTTCCTTTATATCGACCGCTCGGTTATCAGCCGCATACAAACCCTGAAAACCAGTATGGAAGCGCACGCGAAAGGAACGCTTGTCCGCATACCGTTGAAAGGCAATGACGAAATCACAGACATGGCGGGCACGTTGAAGTTTTTTGTCGATACAATCCAAGACAGAGAGCACCAATTAAAACAAGCAAGAAATGCTGCCAGTCAGGCTCAGAATCAGTTACTGGATGCGATAGAGAGTATTACAGAAGGTTTTGTTTTATATGATGAAAAAGACAAACTCATCTTATGTAATGCTCGATATCGGGAGTTGTACGGATTCCCCGAAACATGGGATATGGAGGGGCGAGACTTTTCCGATTTGTTGCTGTGGTTAGCTCGTCACAATAAGGTCATTCAACCGGAAAATTACCTAGAAAAAAGGTTGGCACTGAGAGATAACCAAATCCAAAATTTGGATTTGGAGTTAAGCAGCGAAACTTGGGTTTCCATCATTGAGCGACGAACAGAGCAAGGTGGGACGGTTGGGGTGCATACGGACATCACCAACCGAAAAGCGGCGGAAAATGCGATGATATGTGCCATGGAGAAAGCCGAATCCGCCGACCGAGCCAAATCTCAATTCTTAGCGTCTGCTAGCCACGATCTCCGGCAACCATTACACGCGATGGGGCTGTTATTGGAACCACTTTTAGAAGACGCTCGACATGCTCAGTATTACGAGCGGCTGGAAGACCTGTACTTTGCGCATCAAAGCATGAATCAGCTCTTTACAGATATTCTTGACTTCTCACGGCTAGAAGCCGGAGCGATCACACCAAGGTTAGAACACTTTGCGTTGGATGGAATGCTCGCTCGCCTTGCTCAAGAGTATCGGCATGGTTTGAATAAACCAGAATCGATGCTCCATTATGTGCCCACTTCCTCACATGCATTTGCGGATCTCGCGATGGTGGAGCGAATCGTGCGCAACTTATTGTCCAATGCTGTGCGCTATTCTGAACAGGGGAAAATCCTGTTAGGAGTAAGAAATAGAACCGAGCAGATTCAGATACAAGTTTGGGATAACGGATCGGGTATTCCACTGCATGAGCAACAAAAAATATTCAAAGAGTTTTACCAAGGCAAAAAAACGCAGACAGAGGGCAAGTCGGGTCTTGGTTTAGGGCTTGCTATCACGATGCAGCTCGTAAAACTGATGGAAGGGGACATAAAGGTCTATTCGTCTGAGCGCGGAACGGGTTTTTCTGTCGCATTACCAAGAGGCAAACGCGATGCCCCAAAAATTCAACCCGACCAGGAAAGTTATCCAACCAGAAAAATGGACGGTTTACCTGTTTTGCTTGTGGAGAACGACCCTCAAGTATTAGATACCACTAGGCAACTACTGGAGCGTTGGGGGTGCAAAGTTCATGAATTTAAATACTATTCAGATGTTGAACGCTTTGAGTTCTCGAATACCGATCCTTTTATCCTGATATCCGATTTTCACTTAGACGATGGGTACTCTACTTTGGATGTGGTGGCGGAATTGAAACGTAAATCCAGTCGACCTGAATTTTCCAGTGTGGTGATTTCTGGAGATTCTAGCCCAGAAGTTCGAGTGAATGCAGAATCTATTGGTGCTCATTTTCTTACCAAGCCTGTCAGTGCTGGGAAGCTAGGTGCTCTATTACGGCATATCTGGAGAGAGCTAAATACTGAGAGTTAA